In Drosophila simulans strain w501 chromosome X, Prin_Dsim_3.1, whole genome shotgun sequence, one DNA window encodes the following:
- the LOC27208855 gene encoding cytochrome c oxidase assembly factor 7 homolog, translating into MAYNLKKESDVKEYVDKLGVEYRFGCYSEKKPEACHLLGDYLEGIKKDFEKASKVYKSTCDDYGYAKSCCKYGNYSFLGKGKSGSKGDPQVAYEYYEKGCNLNDSDACLHSGLLLVSKSMPKEIDWNVPKGVEFLTKSCDLNNATACFYLSGMHISGVQKKADQSAVTASSGSGTSSLPAGKSPLKDSDYIVLKDMKKAFQFAHKACELRNMYACANLSQMYARGDGIEKNEKEAEKYKKLALEMQDEVKKQHETLGFQQGLGIPN; encoded by the exons ATGGCCTATAACCTGAAGAAGGAGTCGGACGTGAAGGAGTACGTTGACAAGCTGGGCGTGGAATATAGATTCGGGTGCTATTCCGAGAAGAAGCCGGAAG CGTGCCACTTGCTGGGCGACTACTTGGAAGGCATTAAGAAAGACTTTGAAAAGGCCTCCAAGGTGTACAAGTCAACATGCGACGACTATGGTTACGCAAAATCCTGCTGCAAATACGGCAACTACAGTTTTCTTGGAAAAGGCAAGAGCGGCAGCAAGGGGGATCCACAAGTGGCCTACGAGTACTACGAAAAGGGCTGTAACTTAAACGACTCGGACGCCTGTCTCCACTCCGGCCTGCTGCTAGTTTCAAAGTCCATGCCTAAGGAGATCGACTGGAATGTGCCCAAG GGCGTGGAGTTCCTGACCAAAAGCTGCGACTTGAACAACGCCACTGCCTGCTTTTATCTCTCCGGCATGCACATCTCGGGAGTGCAAAAGAAGGCGGATCAGAGTGCTGTCACTGCATCCTCCGGAAGTGGTACATCATCGTTGCCCGCCGGAAAATCGCCTTTAAAGGACTCCGACTATATTGTACTAAAAGACATGAAGAAGGCTTTCCAGTTTGCACACAAGGCTTGCGAGCTCCGCAACATGTATGCGTGCGCTAATCTTAGCCAGATGTACGCCCGGGGCGATGGGATCGAGAAGAACGAAAAGGAAGCGGAGAAGTACAAAAAGCTGGCCCTAGAAATGCAGGACGAGGTGAAGAAGCAGCATGAGACGTTAGGGTTCCAGCAGGGTCTGGGCATACCTAATTGA